From Novipirellula artificiosorum, the proteins below share one genomic window:
- a CDS encoding dockerin type I domain-containing protein — MNPRRNFKLKSRRQGLRRLGRADVKRRLSVEHLDQRRVLAAITGAVFHDADHSFRQEAGEMSLPNRVVYIDVNDNGAIDRGEQYAIADESGQFLFENVGDGNYPIRLFNGTQTQRQIFPVEATIPAASIDIANAIDFAFGSDSTSVVLTADAVEVVNFESASTQSVSVGSPLTKMQSLPDGTVLVIGGDSAWVVDPTTQTVTSVDLSQSTTPVVWSDVAIDANGRGILVEANDESAELRSIDSYDATAGFVVSTTSTSVPSDTVVLASATGPRSVLAWAGNDGLKLSLWSNETASMITAAPIEISGASDLLDFDDASGLLLLREDSGGVSVLDVNADFASLHSFPDATGPVALDGARDLLLTVSPVGEVLRLIDLRNGELIADLAVDLSSIGQVSSLATRDKPDSVTLLGSAGIIEISLKRPDAHRVKVEQNQDVQSILFAVAIDGSENTTPTYDSMPVLTVLEDATLTRSAPGALDGVVDADGDQVILLQQSEAANGDAEIAVDGSVIYTPDPDFNGDEPITVILTDGVNISDPIDIDIWVTPVPDPPSEIVPDVEAVPENIDVGQVIGDIFVIDVDGLDQHEIQIEDPRFIVQDGVIIFIGSSGGQGLDFESEPVIQLTITATDTETGDIIEEHVTLTVQDVNEPITAITPTDAWVHENSAGESITQLVVHDEDTQQAHRLEVDDDRFVVDGDELRLADGVSLDFEEEAEIDLNVTATEVDTGNSYTEKIKVHVIDVPEQPTTLELSGNSVMELEAGAIVGDVTVDGKSVSGRYDLSVDDSRFEIAGSTLKLLDDQLVKRSTQSEIEVTITAEDSEGVFTALSETFILTVLENETPFHNDDNPFDVNNIGGVTAADALMIINYLNEFGPGPVGHGDPLYGYDVNGDGYITAIDALLILNELNRQSIGTVAGEKEDTRADGEQIVENQPSDQMTDRNRDQLTDPTPDPDPIPPSPNKSKGTFAAVPQMGTQNRSVATESLGERVGSDSAAEIDEAIRLLTHRV; from the coding sequence ATGAACCCACGTCGAAACTTCAAGCTGAAATCGCGTCGTCAGGGGCTCCGTCGTCTTGGCCGTGCCGACGTCAAACGGCGATTGAGCGTGGAGCACTTGGATCAGCGGCGCGTGTTGGCCGCGATCACGGGAGCCGTTTTTCATGACGCGGATCATTCGTTTCGGCAAGAGGCCGGCGAAATGTCTCTGCCGAATCGGGTCGTTTACATCGATGTGAACGACAATGGGGCAATCGATCGCGGTGAGCAATATGCGATTGCCGACGAGTCAGGGCAGTTTTTATTTGAAAACGTGGGGGATGGCAACTACCCGATTCGCTTGTTCAATGGCACCCAGACCCAGCGTCAAATCTTTCCCGTGGAGGCAACGATCCCTGCGGCTTCGATTGACATCGCCAACGCCATCGACTTTGCGTTTGGAAGCGATTCAACGTCAGTGGTGCTAACCGCCGACGCCGTGGAGGTGGTGAATTTCGAATCGGCCTCGACGCAGTCCGTTTCGGTCGGCAGCCCATTGACGAAGATGCAATCGCTGCCGGATGGCACGGTTTTGGTGATCGGTGGCGATTCGGCATGGGTCGTCGATCCGACGACGCAAACCGTGACCTCGGTCGACCTTTCGCAATCCACGACACCCGTCGTGTGGTCGGACGTCGCGATCGATGCGAATGGCCGAGGCATTTTGGTCGAAGCGAATGACGAATCGGCCGAACTCCGATCGATTGACTCCTATGACGCGACTGCTGGTTTTGTGGTCTCGACGACGTCGACAAGTGTCCCATCCGACACCGTGGTGTTGGCATCCGCTACGGGGCCTCGATCGGTGTTGGCATGGGCGGGCAACGACGGTTTGAAACTGTCGCTGTGGAGCAACGAAACCGCCTCGATGATCACCGCAGCACCGATTGAAATCAGCGGAGCCAGTGATCTGTTGGACTTTGATGATGCGTCAGGATTGTTGCTGCTGCGTGAAGATAGCGGCGGGGTAAGCGTTTTGGACGTGAACGCCGATTTCGCTTCCTTGCATTCGTTCCCTGATGCAACCGGTCCTGTGGCGCTCGATGGCGCTCGTGACCTGTTGCTGACCGTATCCCCAGTGGGTGAAGTGCTTCGATTGATCGATTTGCGCAACGGAGAGCTGATCGCGGACTTGGCGGTTGACCTGTCTTCGATTGGCCAGGTCTCTTCGCTCGCAACGCGTGACAAACCAGACTCCGTCACGTTGCTCGGTTCGGCGGGCATCATTGAAATTTCGCTGAAACGGCCTGATGCCCATCGCGTGAAAGTCGAACAGAACCAAGACGTCCAATCGATCTTATTTGCAGTGGCCATCGATGGTAGCGAAAACACGACTCCGACATACGACTCGATGCCGGTGCTGACCGTATTGGAAGATGCGACTCTGACGCGATCGGCACCAGGCGCCCTCGATGGCGTGGTCGATGCCGACGGTGACCAAGTGATCTTGCTCCAGCAGAGTGAAGCGGCAAACGGAGACGCGGAGATTGCCGTTGATGGCAGCGTCATCTACACGCCGGATCCCGATTTCAACGGTGACGAGCCGATTACCGTGATCCTGACCGATGGTGTGAACATCTCCGACCCGATCGACATCGATATCTGGGTGACTCCTGTTCCCGATCCCCCATCCGAGATTGTTCCTGATGTCGAAGCGGTTCCCGAAAACATCGATGTGGGTCAAGTGATCGGCGACATCTTTGTCATTGATGTCGATGGCTTGGATCAACATGAGATTCAAATCGAGGACCCGCGTTTCATCGTCCAGGATGGAGTGATCATTTTTATCGGCAGCAGCGGTGGTCAAGGTCTTGATTTTGAATCGGAACCTGTCATCCAGTTGACGATCACGGCAACGGATACCGAAACGGGCGACATCATCGAAGAACACGTGACGTTGACGGTTCAAGATGTCAACGAACCGATTACCGCGATCACCCCCACCGATGCTTGGGTCCACGAAAACTCCGCTGGCGAATCGATTACCCAATTGGTGGTGCATGACGAGGACACCCAGCAAGCTCATCGTCTCGAAGTCGATGACGATCGTTTCGTCGTCGATGGGGATGAATTGCGTTTGGCCGACGGTGTTTCACTGGATTTTGAAGAAGAGGCCGAGATCGATCTGAACGTCACCGCCACCGAGGTTGATACCGGAAACAGTTACACCGAGAAGATTAAGGTCCACGTGATTGACGTGCCTGAACAACCGACGACCCTTGAGCTGTCAGGCAACAGCGTGATGGAACTCGAAGCTGGCGCGATTGTTGGCGATGTTACGGTCGATGGAAAATCGGTGTCTGGACGCTACGACCTATCCGTCGACGATTCCCGATTTGAAATCGCTGGCAGCACACTGAAGCTACTCGATGATCAACTGGTCAAACGATCGACGCAAAGTGAAATCGAAGTGACGATCACGGCCGAGGATAGCGAAGGCGTTTTCACTGCGTTGTCGGAAACCTTCATTCTCACGGTTTTGGAGAACGAGACGCCGTTCCACAACGACGACAATCCGTTTGACGTCAACAACATCGGTGGAGTCACCGCAGCGGATGCGTTGATGATCATCAATTACTTGAATGAATTCGGCCCAGGGCCCGTGGGTCATGGCGATCCCTTGTACGGCTACGATGTCAACGGGGATGGCTACATCACTGCAATCGACGCACTGCTGATTCTCAATGAATTGAATCGACAATCGATCGGTACCGTTGCGGGTGAAAAGGAAGACACGCGTGCGGACGGTGAGCAGATTGTCGAAAATCAACCTTCGGATCAGATGACGGACCGTAACCGCGATCAACTCACAGACCCCACGCCTGATCCCGATCCGATTCCCCCTTCACCTAACAAATCGAAGGGGACCTTTGCTGCGGTCCCGCAAATGGGAACGCAAAATCGTTCCGTTGCAACGGAGTCGCTTGGTGAGCGTGTGGGGAGTGATTCTGCAGCGGAGATCGACGAAGCTATCCGCTTGCTCACCCATCGCGTTTAG
- a CDS encoding TerC family protein, translated as MLVLLQVVLGFDNLLYISIESKRVEESQQSKVRKLGIGLAIVFRIVLLFVVLHLVTLLESPFYEVTSHFVTAEISGHSLIVLFGGAFILWTAIKEIYHLLAIHEVGEGSEKKAKQTVGKTVGLIVLMNLVFSFDSILSAMALTKNFAIMATAIIISGVLMIWLADRVAEFLKKNRMYEVLGLFILFIVGVMLTSEGGHLAHLHLFGHEVLPMAKSTFYFVLAVLIVVDVVQSRFQKRLMAEQAAAQQKAV; from the coding sequence ATGCTCGTGCTACTTCAGGTCGTTCTGGGATTCGACAACCTGCTGTACATTTCGATCGAAAGCAAACGTGTCGAGGAAAGCCAACAATCCAAAGTTCGCAAGCTGGGCATTGGGCTGGCGATTGTCTTTCGAATCGTGCTGCTCTTTGTTGTTCTTCACTTGGTTACACTACTGGAGAGCCCCTTTTATGAGGTGACCAGTCACTTCGTGACCGCAGAAATATCAGGCCACAGTTTGATCGTGCTATTCGGTGGTGCCTTCATTCTTTGGACCGCGATCAAAGAAATCTATCACTTGCTCGCGATTCACGAAGTCGGAGAGGGTTCTGAGAAGAAGGCCAAACAAACCGTTGGCAAGACCGTTGGGCTGATCGTCTTGATGAACCTTGTCTTTTCTTTCGACTCCATTCTGAGTGCGATGGCCCTCACCAAGAACTTTGCGATCATGGCCACCGCAATCATCATCAGTGGAGTGCTGATGATTTGGCTAGCCGATCGAGTTGCCGAGTTCTTGAAAAAGAACCGGATGTACGAGGTTCTAGGGCTTTTCATCCTGTTCATTGTTGGCGTCATGTTGACCAGCGAAGGCGGCCACTTGGCACATTTGCACTTGTTCGGGCACGAAGTCTTGCCGATGGCCAAGAGTACGTTCTACTTCGTGCTTGCAGTGCTGATTGTCGTCGACGTCGTGCAGAGCCGATTTCAGAAGAGGTTAATGGCCGAACAGGCGGCGGCGCAACAGAAGGCGGTCTAA
- a CDS encoding WYL domain-containing protein, producing the protein MNTALRRAMQDCDNYVIEMDYADAKGNRTHRVVSPIRFMGSYRFLGLCLCREAPRQFQLSRCKNVRLVPASDVLMPVAISG; encoded by the coding sequence GTGAACACTGCACTTCGCCGCGCCATGCAAGATTGTGACAACTACGTCATCGAAATGGATTACGCAGACGCTAAGGGGAATCGAACTCACCGAGTCGTGAGTCCGATACGTTTCATGGGCAGCTATCGATTCTTGGGGCTGTGCCTTTGCCGTGAAGCGCCGCGACAGTTCCAATTGTCACGGTGCAAAAACGTCCGCCTCGTGCCCGCTTCCGATGTGTTGATGCCCGTTGCCATTTCGGGCTAG